A window of Bos taurus isolate L1 Dominette 01449 registration number 42190680 breed Hereford chromosome 19, ARS-UCD2.0, whole genome shotgun sequence contains these coding sequences:
- the OR1E1F gene encoding olfactory receptor family 1 subfamily E member 1F → MKMGNQTVFSDFLLLGLPIRPDQQDLFYTLFLAMYVTTVLGNLLILVLICLDPHLHTPMYLFLSNLSFSDLCFSSVTMPKLLQDMQSHIPSISYAGCLTQMYFFLLFADLESFLLVAMAYDRYVAICFPLHYTAIMSPRLCLSLLVLSWVLTICISLLHTVLMARLSFCADNVIPHFFCDMSALLKLACSDIQINEMVIFILGGLVIIVPFLLIFSSYARIVSSILKVRSARGIHKAFSTCGSHLSVVSLFYGTIIGLYLCPSSNNSTVKETVMAVMYTVVTPMLNPFIYSLRNQDIKGALRRVFSKWTISFFFNQ, encoded by the coding sequence ATGAAAATGGGAAACCAAACAGTCTTCTCagatttcctcctcctgggcctgCCCATTAGACCTGATCAGCAAGACCTGTTCTACACTCTGTTCCTGGCCATGTATGTTACCACCGTCCTGGGGAACCTTCTCATCCTCGTCCTCATTTGCCTGgacccccacctccacacacccATGTATTTGTTTCTCAGTAACCTGTccttctctgacctctgcttctcCTCTGTCACAATGCCCAAATTGTTACAGGACATGCAGAGCCACATCCCGTCCATCTCTTATGCTGGCTGCCTGACACAAATGTACTTCTTCCTGCTTTTTGCAGACCTGGAGAGCTTCCTCCTTGTggccatggcctatgaccgctacgtGGCCATCTGCTTCCCCCTGCACTACACCGCCATCATGAGCCCCAGGCTCTGTCTCTCCCTGCTGGTGCTGTCCTGGGTGCTGACCATCTGCATTTCTTTGTTGCACACCGTGCTCATGGCTCGGCTGTCTTTCTGTGCTGATAACGTGATCCCCCACTTCTTCTGTGACATGTCAGCTCTGCTAAAGTTGGCCTGCTCTGACATTCAGATAAATGAAATGGTGATTTTTATCTTGGGAGGGCTTGTCATTATTGTTCCATTCCTGTTGATATTTTCATCCTATGCACGAATCGTGTCCTCCATCCTCAAGGTCCGCTCTGCCAGGGGTATCCACAAAGCTTTCTCCACCTGTGGCTCCCACCTCTCCGTGGTATCTCTCTTCTATGGGACAATCATTGGCCTCTACCTTTGCCCTTCATCTAACAATTCTACTGTTAAAGAGACTGTCATGGCTGTGATGTACACTGTGGTgacccccatgctgaaccccttcatctacagcctgaggaaTCAAGACATAAAGGGAGCCCTGAGAAGAGTCTTTTCAAAATGGACAATTAGCTTTTTTTTCAACCAGTGA
- the OR1R1 gene encoding olfactory receptor family 1 subfamily R member 1: MALANLTSRPEFLLLGLMDGTDIHPLLFLLFLGVYLVNALGNLSMVVLVRSDGALRSPMYYFLGHLSLVDVCFTTVTVPRLLAGLLHPGQAVSFRGCFAQMYFFVALGITESYLLAAMSYDRAAAVCRPLHYAAVMTPGRCMALVGASWAVAHLHSLLHTLLISKLSYPRATPVRHFFCDMTVMLSLATSDTSAAETAIFSEGLAVVLTPLILVALSYARILAAVLGVRSAGGRRRAFSTCGAHLVAVSLFFGSILSVYFRPSSAYSARYDRLASVVYAVVTPTLNPFIYSLRNKEVKGALKRGLRWRAAPPRGVRAGLDSLASQ; the protein is encoded by the coding sequence ATGGCTCTGGCCAACCTCACCTCCCGCCCAGAGTTCCTCCTCCTCGGCCTGATGGACGGCACAGACATCCACCCGCTGTTGTTCCTCCTCTTCCTTGGCGTCTACCTGGTCAATGCCCTGGGCAACCTGAGCATGGTGGTGCTGGTGAGGTCCGACGGGGCCCTCCGCTCCCCCATGTATTACTTCTTGGGTCACTTGAGCCTCGTGGATGTCTGCTTCACCACCGTCACTGTCCCCAGGCTGCTGGCCGGCCTGCTCCACCCGGGCCAGGCCGTGTCCTTCCGGGGCTGCTTTGCCCAGATGTACTTCTTCGTGGCTCTGGGCATCACCGAGAGCTACCTGCTGGCGGCCATGTCCTACGACCGCGCGGCGGCCGTGTGCCGGCCCCTGCACTACGCGGCGGTCATGACCCCCGGGCGCTGCATGGCGCTGGTGGGGGCGTCCTGGGCCGTGGCGCACCTGCACTCGCTGCTGCACACGCTGCTCATCTCCAAGCTCTCCTACCCGCGCGCCACCCCCGTGCGCCACTTCTTCTGCGACATGACAGTGATGCTGAGCTTGGCCACCTCGGACACGTCGGCCGCGGAGACGGCCATCTTCTCCGAGGGCCTGGCCGTGGTGCTGACCCCGCTGATCCTGGTGGCCCTGTCCTACGCGCGCATCCTCGCCGCGGTGCTGGGGGTGCGGTCGGCAGGGGGCCGGCGCCGCGCCTTCTCCACCTGCGGGGCCCACCTGGTGGCGGTGTCGCTCTTCTTCGGCTCCATCCTCTCCGTCTACTTCCGGCCGTCGTCTGCCTACTCGGCCCGCTACGACCGCCTGGCCAGCGTGGTCTATGCGGTGGTTACCCCGACCCTGAACCCTTTCATCTACAGCCTGCGCAACAAAGAAGTCAAGGGCGCCCTAAAAAGGGGGCTCCGATGGAGGGCTGCACCCCCAAGAGGTGTGAGGGCAGGTCTGGACTCACTGGCATCTCAATAA
- the OR1E1H gene encoding olfactory receptor family 1 subfamily E member 1H, with protein sequence MTGRNQTTISEFLLLGLPIKSEHQNLFYALFLAMYVTTVLGNLLILVLICLDPHLHTPMYLFLSNLSFSDLCFSSVTMPKLLQNMQSQDLSIPYAGCLTQMYFFLFFGDLEDFLLVAMAYDRYVAICFPLHYTTIMSPRLCLFLVVLPWVLTTFHAMLHTLLMARLHFCEDNVIPHFFCDLSALLKLSCSDTRVNELVIFFVGGLIIVIPFLLIIMSYARIVSSILKVPSAKGICKAFSTCGSHLTVVCLFYGTIIGLYLCPSANNSIVKETVMSMMYTVVAPMLNPFIYSLRNRDMKGALRRVICRKKIHFSL encoded by the coding sequence ATGACAGGAAGGAATCAAACTACTATCTCAGAGTTCCTCCTTCTGGGACTGCCCATCAAGTCAGAGCATCAGAACCTGTTCTACGCCCTGTTCCTGGCCATGTATGTTACCACCGTCCTGGGGAACCTTCTCATCCTCGTCCTCATTTGCCTGgacccccacctccacacacccATGTATTTGTTTCTCAGTAACCTGTCtttctctgacctctgcttctcCTCTGTCACAATGCCCAAGTTGCTGCAGAACATGCAGAGCCAAGACCTGTCCATCCCCTATGCTGGCTGCCTGACACAAATGTACTTCTTCCTGTTCTTTGGAGACCTGGAGGACTTCCTCCTTGTGGCCATGGCCTATGACCGTTACGTGGCCATCTGCTTCCCCCTGCACTACACCACCATCATGAGCCCCAGGCTCTGTCTCTTCCTGGTGGTGCTGCCCTGGGTGCTGACCACGTTCCATGCCATGTTGCACACCCTGCTCATGGCCAGGCTGCATTTTTGTGAAGACAATGTGATCCCccattttttctgtgatttgtctGCTCTGCTGAAGCTGTCCTGCTCTGACACTCGAGTGAATGAGTTGGTGATATTTTTCGTTGGAGGGCTCATTATCGTCATCCCATTCCTACTAATCATCATGTCTTATGCACGAATCGTGTCCTCCATCCTCAAGGTCCCTTCTGCCAAGGGCATCtgcaaagccttctccacctgtggctcCCACCTCACCGTGGTGTGTCTCTTCTATGGGACAATTATTGGTCTCTATTTATGCCCATCAGCTAATAATTCCATTGTTAAGGAGACTGTCATGTCTATGATGTACACTGTGGTggcccccatgctgaaccccttcatctacagcctgaggaacagAGACATGAAGGGAGCTCTCAGAAGAGTCATTTGTAGAAAGAAAATTCACTTCTCTCTTTGA
- the OR1E2B gene encoding olfactory receptor 1E2-like translates to MTGRNQTTILEFLLLGLPIKSEHQNLFYALFLAMYVTTILGNLLILVLICLDPHLHTPMYLFLSNLSFSDLCFSSVTMPKLLQNMQSQDLSIPYAGCLTQMYFFLFFADLGDFLLVAMAYDRYVAICFPLHYTTIMSPRLCLFLVLLPWMLTTFHAMLHTLLMARLHFCEDNVIPHFFCDLSALLKLSCSDTRVNELVIFFVGGLIIIIPFLLIIMSYARIVSSILKVPSAKGICKAFSTCGSHLTVVSLFYGTIIGLYLCPSAHNSTVKETVMSMMYTVVAPMLNPFIYSLRNRDMKGALGRVFCKKKNAFSL, encoded by the coding sequence ATGACAGGAAGGAATCAAACTACTATCTTAGAGTTCCTCCTTCTGGGACTGCCCATCAAGTCAGAGCATCAGAACCTGTTCTACGCCCTGTTCCTGGCCATGTATGTTACCACCATCCTGGGGAACCTTCTCATCCTCGTCCTCATTTGCCTGgacccccacctccacacacccATGTATTTGTTTCTCAGTAACCTGTCtttctctgacctctgcttctcCTCTGTCACAATGCCCAAGTTGCTGCAGAACATGCAGAGCCAAGACCTGTCCATCCCCTATGCTGGCTGCCTGACACAAATGTACTTCTTCCTGTTCTTTGCAGACCTGGGGGACTTCCTCCTTGTggccatggcctatgaccgctacgtGGCCATCTGCTTCCCCCTGCACTACACCACCATCATGAGCCCCAGGCTCTGTCTCTTCCTGGTTTTGCTGCCCTGGATGCTGACCACGTTCCATGCCATGTTGCACACCCTGCTCATGGCCAGGCTGCATTTTTGTGAAGACAATGTGATCCCCcactttttctgtgatttgtCTGCTCTGCTGAAGCTGTCCTGCTCTGACACTCGAGTGAATGAGCTGGTGATATTTTTCGTCGGAGGGCTCATTATCATCATCCCATTCCTACTCATCATCATGTCTTATGCACGAATTGTGTCCTCCATCCTCAAGGTCCCTTCTGCCAAGGGCATCtgcaaagccttctccacctgtggctcCCACCTCACTGTGGTGTCTCTCTTCTATGGGACAATTATTGGTCTCTATTTATGCCCATCAGCTCATAATTCCACTGTTAAGGAGACTGTCATGTCTATGATGTACACTGTGGTggcccccatgctgaaccccttcatctacagcCTGAGAAACAGAGACATGAAGGGAGCTCTGGGAAGAGtcttttgcaaaaagaaaaatgccttCTCTCTATGA